In Planctomycetota bacterium, one DNA window encodes the following:
- a CDS encoding MBL fold metallo-hydrolase yields MATVSSLTPAPSVAVVRVESAPFAEHAYVVHRPDRSDCVVVDPGFETGDLIEAIVERGLTPAAILLTHGHSDHIAGCHAVRRHWPGVPILVGRDDADKLVDAVANLSAAFGVAITAPPADRLLDDGDQLDFAGLPLTVIALPGHSRGHVIFVLAGHPIVVLGGDVLFHEGIGRTDFPDGDFTSLATGIRSRLYAFGPDTVVLPGHGPPTTIGHERIHNPFVPAVD; encoded by the coding sequence ATGGCCACGGTCAGCTCCCTCACCCCCGCCCCCTCCGTCGCGGTCGTCCGCGTCGAGTCGGCTCCGTTCGCCGAACACGCCTACGTCGTCCATCGCCCGGACCGCAGCGACTGCGTCGTCGTCGATCCCGGCTTCGAGACCGGCGACTTGATCGAGGCGATCGTCGAGCGCGGCCTGACCCCGGCCGCGATCCTCCTCACCCACGGCCACTCCGACCACATCGCCGGCTGCCACGCCGTCCGCCGGCACTGGCCCGGGGTGCCGATCCTCGTCGGCCGCGACGACGCCGACAAACTCGTCGACGCGGTCGCCAACCTGTCGGCCGCGTTCGGCGTGGCGATCACGGCCCCCCCCGCCGACAGGCTGCTCGACGACGGCGACCAGCTCGACTTCGCCGGCCTTCCGCTCACCGTGATCGCCCTCCCCGGCCACTCCCGCGGCCACGTCATTTTCGTCCTCGCCGGCCACCCGATCGTGGTCCTCGGGGGCGACGTGCTGTTTCACGAGGGGATCGGCAGGACCGACTTCCCCGATGGCGATTTCACCAGCCTCGCCACCGGCATCCGCTCGCGCCTCTACGCGTTCGGCCCGGACACGGTCGTCCTCCCCGGCCATGGGCCGCCGACCACGATCGGCCACGAACGGATCCACAACCCGTTCGTCCCCGCCGTCGATTGA
- the rsmH gene encoding 16S rRNA (cytosine(1402)-N(4))-methyltransferase RsmH has translation MNDAAPADGTAPDPPPPRRAATVHTPVLAAEALGLLALEPGMTVVDGTLGGGGHTRLLLDAVGPTGRVIACDLDHGAIERAAAEFAGRPVRLAHANFRDIPEVLDAVGIDTVDAVLLDIGLSSDQLADHERGFSFDADGPLDLRFDVSEGEPAWRLVARLRPETLADILHRFGEERYGKRIARRIATVREKEPIRTARQFARVVALAVPPQHPPARIHPATRSFQALRIAVNEELKSLSIALSRIPGRLRPGGRLAVISFHSLEDRLVKQAFLNAQTWERLTRSPVEAGPEEVARNPRGRSAKLRAARRQG, from the coding sequence GTGAACGACGCCGCACCGGCCGACGGCACCGCCCCCGACCCCCCCCCGCCGCGGCGTGCCGCGACCGTCCACACCCCCGTCCTCGCCGCCGAGGCGCTCGGCCTGCTGGCGCTCGAGCCGGGGATGACCGTCGTCGACGGCACGCTCGGCGGCGGTGGCCACACGCGGCTCCTCCTCGATGCGGTCGGCCCGACGGGGCGCGTGATCGCCTGCGACCTCGACCACGGCGCGATCGAGCGCGCGGCGGCGGAGTTCGCCGGCCGGCCGGTGCGCCTCGCCCACGCCAACTTCCGCGACATCCCCGAGGTGCTCGACGCGGTGGGGATCGACACCGTCGACGCCGTCCTCCTCGACATCGGCCTGTCGAGCGACCAGCTCGCCGACCACGAGCGCGGGTTCTCGTTCGACGCCGACGGGCCGCTCGACCTCCGCTTCGACGTCTCCGAGGGGGAGCCGGCGTGGCGGCTGGTCGCCCGGCTGCGCCCGGAGACGCTCGCCGACATCCTCCACCGCTTCGGCGAGGAGCGCTACGGGAAGCGGATCGCCCGCCGGATCGCCACCGTCCGCGAGAAGGAGCCGATCCGTACCGCCCGGCAATTCGCGCGCGTGGTGGCGTTGGCCGTGCCACCGCAGCATCCGCCGGCGCGGATCCATCCGGCGACGCGATCGTTTCAGGCGCTGCGGATCGCCGTCAACGAGGAGCTCAAGAGCCTGTCGATCGCGCTATCGCGGATCCCCGGCCGCCTCCGCCCCGGTGGGCGCCTGGCGGTGATTTCGTTTCATTCCCTCGAGGACCGGCTGGTGAAGCAGGCGTTTCTCAATGCCCAGACCTGGGAGCGCCTGACGCGCTCACCGGTCGAGGCGGGGCCGGAGGAAGTGGCCCGCAATCCGCGGGGCCGGTCGGCGAAGCTGCGCGCGGCGCGGCGGCAAGGATGA
- a CDS encoding DUF1571 domain-containing protein — MKPADAHGRRGGSRLLSPSAEDCQGALARDGWRDAGSIDPRRVNVMASQRGLAGLVFGAARGCLVLAVLALPARAQQALGPGLLPQGGLPEGNIGAPDAVPAPAGPHPLDAAVEVARKGLAGIEAGIQDYSATVVKRERIDRKLGEHEYMFAKIRRAPFSVYLYFLGPDSVKGQEVIYVDGRNDGNMLAHAGSGVKAMVGTVSLKPQSMLAMSGQRYPVTELGVENLTKRLLEVAEYDKQFAECEVNFFPGAKVNGRVCTCIQVTHPVPRKNFRFHLARVFIDDELQIPIRYEAYDWPTEAGGQPLLMEEYTYMNVKINNGFTDADFDPRNTAYKFGGK; from the coding sequence ATGAAACCCGCTGACGCACACGGACGACGCGGCGGGAGCAGGCTCCTCTCGCCGAGCGCCGAAGACTGCCAGGGAGCGCTTGCCAGGGATGGCTGGCGCGACGCCGGTTCGATCGATCCACGGAGGGTGAACGTGATGGCTTCGCAGCGCGGGCTCGCGGGTTTGGTATTCGGCGCCGCACGGGGGTGCCTCGTGCTCGCGGTGCTGGCCTTGCCTGCCCGGGCACAGCAGGCGCTCGGCCCTGGCCTGCTTCCCCAGGGGGGGCTGCCGGAGGGCAACATCGGTGCGCCCGATGCCGTTCCCGCGCCGGCCGGCCCCCATCCGCTCGACGCGGCCGTCGAGGTCGCCCGCAAGGGCTTGGCCGGCATCGAGGCCGGGATCCAGGACTACTCGGCAACGGTCGTCAAGCGCGAGCGGATCGACCGCAAGCTCGGCGAACACGAGTACATGTTCGCCAAGATCCGCCGCGCCCCGTTCAGCGTCTACCTCTATTTCCTCGGCCCCGACTCGGTGAAGGGCCAGGAGGTGATCTACGTCGACGGCCGCAACGACGGCAACATGCTTGCCCATGCCGGCAGCGGCGTGAAGGCGATGGTCGGCACGGTGTCGCTCAAGCCGCAGAGCATGCTGGCGATGTCGGGCCAGCGCTATCCGGTCACCGAACTGGGCGTCGAGAACCTCACCAAGCGGCTCCTCGAGGTCGCTGAATACGACAAGCAGTTCGCCGAATGCGAGGTCAACTTCTTCCCCGGGGCGAAGGTCAACGGCCGCGTCTGCACCTGCATCCAGGTCACGCACCCGGTGCCGCGGAAGAACTTCCGCTTCCATCTGGCCCGGGTGTTCATCGACGACGAACTGCAGATCCCGATCCGCTACGAGGCCTACGACTGGCCGACGGAGGCGGGGGGCCAGCCGTTGCTCATGGAGGAATACACCTACATGAACGTGAAGATCAACAACGGCTTCACAGACGCCGACTTCGACCCGCGCAACACCGCCTACAAGTTCGGCGGGAAGTGA
- a CDS encoding S9 family peptidase, with protein sequence MAMAATTRRSTPGIARSIRVCRSCRGRVWRSRRSAGSREPGRGSCPRRPRSETSAARIDRGTPADHTAGMHGLPRQPIVGLARLADRVVVVLAIITVAPQPAVHAQAVRGQGDATDESIVRDTFVGFAHAEAVAGYPQLHRRFKPRIHWLDGGGVWFESATAAGPLFVTVSADGTRRDARSLAEFGITPPPPPLLEPRRSWRPSRSGGDETEIVLVNALDRPVRIFWIDEAGQPRPYGTLDPGAEKRQHTFAGHVWIGDFAADDIAGVFVATAEGGRAVFDAAARARATADEGAGTAPAAPALPRVVVRDHDLVLVAADGEYPLTTDGSADDTYAGPWHVSSDGTRAFGFKTIPAERRELVLVESSPSDRLQPKTRRIDYLKPGDRIAVPRPRLFDLVARRPIPIDEGAFPDPWSIDEVRWADDSRAVTCLYNRRGHRLLRLVAIDATTGALRTIVEETSPTFIDYSQKTFLHWLPGGRELLWASERDGHNHLYVVDVESASARQLTSGPWNVRRVERVDPERSEVWLTVMGIAPDEDPYHRHLVRVGIDDGRLTRLTAADGTHEWTISPDGSLFIDRWSRVDHPWVTELRRTADGSLVAELGRDDPADLLALGFRPPQRFVAKGRDGATDIHGIVIRPSTFAPERRYPVIESIYAGPHDHHVPKAWGFQPRERVLAELGFIVVQIDGMGTNWRSKAFHDVCHKNLADGGFPDRIAWLRAAAAAHPELDLERVGIFGGSAGGQNALAALLHHGDFYDAAAADCGCHDNRMDKIWWNEAWMGWPVGEEYAANSNVVHAAKLTGALLLTVGELDTNVDPSSTLQVAKALIDAGKEFELVVVPGGGHGVGETPYLVRKRLDFFVRTLLGVEPRAEPRWLRPRE encoded by the coding sequence ATGGCGATGGCCGCTACTACAAGGCGCTCTACGCCTGGAATCGCCAGGTCGATCCGGGTGTGTCGCTCGTGCCGGGGACGCGTCTGGAGATCCCGCCGGTCGGCCGGCTCGAGGGAGCCTGGCCGCGGCTCGTGCCCGCGCCGGCCGCGGTCGGAGACCAGCGCGGCGCGGATTGACCGCGGCACCCCTGCCGACCACACTGCCGGGATGCACGGACTCCCTCGCCAACCCATCGTCGGCTTGGCACGGCTCGCCGATCGCGTCGTCGTGGTGCTGGCGATCATCACCGTCGCGCCCCAGCCTGCCGTCCACGCCCAAGCCGTCCGCGGCCAGGGTGATGCCACCGATGAGTCGATCGTCCGCGACACCTTTGTCGGCTTCGCCCATGCCGAGGCGGTGGCCGGGTATCCGCAACTGCATCGGCGGTTCAAACCGCGGATCCACTGGCTCGACGGCGGCGGCGTGTGGTTCGAGAGTGCCACCGCCGCCGGGCCGCTGTTCGTGACCGTATCGGCCGATGGCACGCGTCGCGACGCTCGGTCGCTGGCCGAGTTTGGGATCACGCCCCCGCCTCCGCCGCTGCTCGAACCGCGGCGGTCGTGGAGACCGAGCCGGAGTGGCGGTGACGAGACCGAGATCGTGCTCGTCAACGCCCTCGATCGGCCGGTGCGGATCTTCTGGATCGACGAGGCCGGCCAGCCACGTCCCTACGGGACGCTCGATCCCGGCGCCGAAAAACGCCAACACACGTTCGCCGGCCATGTATGGATCGGCGATTTCGCCGCCGACGACATCGCCGGCGTGTTCGTCGCGACGGCCGAGGGCGGGCGGGCGGTGTTCGATGCCGCGGCGCGTGCCCGGGCGACCGCCGACGAGGGGGCCGGCACGGCGCCCGCCGCGCCGGCGCTGCCGCGCGTCGTCGTTCGCGATCACGACCTCGTGCTCGTCGCCGCCGACGGTGAGTACCCGCTCACGACCGACGGCAGCGCTGACGACACCTACGCGGGACCGTGGCACGTCTCGTCCGACGGCACCCGGGCGTTCGGGTTCAAGACGATCCCCGCCGAGCGCCGCGAACTGGTGCTCGTGGAATCGTCGCCCTCGGATCGCCTCCAGCCGAAGACCAGGCGGATCGACTACCTCAAGCCGGGCGACCGGATCGCCGTGCCGCGGCCGCGCCTCTTCGACCTGGTCGCGCGGCGGCCGATCCCGATCGACGAGGGAGCGTTTCCCGATCCCTGGAGCATCGACGAGGTCCGCTGGGCCGACGACTCGCGCGCGGTGACCTGCCTCTACAACCGCCGCGGCCACCGGCTTCTGCGCCTCGTCGCGATCGACGCCACGACCGGCGCCCTCCGCACGATCGTCGAGGAGACGAGCCCGACGTTCATCGACTACTCCCAGAAGACATTCCTCCACTGGCTCCCCGGCGGCCGCGAGCTGCTCTGGGCGAGCGAGCGCGACGGCCACAACCATCTGTACGTCGTCGACGTCGAGTCAGCGTCGGCGCGCCAACTCACGAGCGGACCCTGGAACGTCCGCCGCGTCGAGCGCGTCGATCCCGAGCGGAGTGAGGTCTGGCTGACCGTGATGGGGATCGCACCGGACGAGGATCCCTACCACCGCCATCTGGTACGCGTCGGGATCGACGACGGCCGGCTGACACGCCTCACGGCGGCCGACGGCACGCACGAGTGGACGATCTCCCCCGACGGGAGCCTGTTCATCGACCGCTGGAGCCGCGTCGATCACCCCTGGGTGACGGAGCTGCGCCGCACGGCCGATGGCTCGTTGGTCGCGGAGCTGGGGCGCGACGATCCGGCGGATCTCCTCGCCCTAGGCTTCCGCCCCCCACAGCGGTTCGTCGCCAAGGGGCGCGACGGCGCGACCGACATCCACGGGATCGTCATCCGGCCGAGCACGTTCGCCCCCGAGCGGCGCTATCCGGTGATCGAGTCGATCTACGCCGGTCCGCACGACCACCACGTGCCCAAGGCGTGGGGCTTCCAGCCGCGCGAGCGGGTGCTCGCCGAGCTGGGATTCATCGTCGTCCAGATCGACGGCATGGGCACGAATTGGCGCTCGAAGGCGTTTCACGACGTCTGCCACAAGAACCTCGCCGACGGCGGGTTTCCCGACCGGATCGCCTGGCTCCGCGCGGCCGCTGCGGCCCATCCCGAGCTCGACCTCGAGCGCGTCGGCATCTTCGGCGGCAGCGCCGGCGGGCAAAACGCGCTGGCGGCACTTCTCCACCATGGCGATTTTTACGACGCCGCGGCGGCCGACTGTGGCTGCCACGACAACCGGATGGACAAGATCTGGTGGAACGAGGCCTGGATGGGCTGGCCGGTGGGCGAGGAGTACGCGGCCAACTCCAACGTCGTCCACGCCGCGAAGCTCACAGGCGCGCTGTTGCTCACCGTCGGCGAGCTCGACACCAACGTCGATCCGTCGTCGACGCTCCAGGTGGCCAAGGCGCTGATCGACGCGGGGAAGGAGTTCGAGCTGGTGGTCGTGCCGGGGGGCGGCCACGGCGTCGGCGAGACGCCGTATCTGGTGCGCAAGCGCCTGGACTTCTTCGTCCGCACGCTGCTCGGCGTCGAGCCGCGCGCCGAACCCCGCTGGCTCCGCCCGCGCGAGTGA
- a CDS encoding 1-acyl-sn-glycerol-3-phosphate acyltransferase, whose product MLAALARLLSGASVRWISSQPDTCQRVYFANHTSHLDALVVWASLPQPVRELTRPVAAKDYWSRGVVRRWLAEEVFDALLIDRTDIKVHQSPVDLMLREIGTTRSLIVFPEGSRSVTGEVGEFKSGLYYLAKKRPDIELVPVHIDNLNRVLPRGEFLPVPLLSCISFGPPLWLERDEAKAEFLARARRAVLALKE is encoded by the coding sequence ATGCTGGCCGCCCTCGCCCGGCTCCTGTCGGGAGCCAGCGTCCGCTGGATCTCCAGCCAGCCCGACACCTGCCAGCGCGTCTACTTCGCCAACCACACCAGCCACCTCGACGCCCTGGTGGTCTGGGCATCGCTGCCGCAGCCGGTGCGCGAGTTGACGCGCCCCGTCGCGGCCAAGGATTACTGGTCGCGCGGTGTCGTCCGCCGCTGGCTGGCGGAGGAGGTGTTCGACGCGCTGCTCATCGACCGCACTGACATCAAGGTCCACCAAAGCCCGGTCGACTTGATGCTCCGCGAAATCGGCACCACGAGGTCGCTGATCGTGTTTCCCGAGGGGAGCCGGAGCGTCACCGGCGAGGTCGGTGAGTTCAAGAGCGGGCTGTACTACCTCGCCAAGAAGCGCCCCGACATCGAGCTCGTCCCCGTCCACATCGACAACCTCAACCGCGTCCTGCCCCGCGGCGAGTTCCTCCCCGTGCCGCTCCTCTCCTGCATCAGTTTCGGTCCGCCGCTCTGGCTCGAGCGCGACGAGGCCAAGGCGGAGTTCCTCGCCCGCGCCCGCCGTGCGGTCCTGGCGCTGAAGGAGTAG
- a CDS encoding LysM peptidoglycan-binding domain-containing protein has translation MPFSPSIPPRSAPSVAPMNREKQILLGFLGLLCGGFVAILGAKLFIPRPPAGAGPDIDAPSRVAEPQLVVEPPALDAPDDRPLPAATPDDPPPAFDRYAGRSAFATRDDEVTRAAFVDDPPGGDQTEPPSADSPDVPPADVAAVTRVSTTPTNPLADVDIAVAPEPHAKPDAVRDSHVTAPGDSWWAIAERAYGDGRYYKALYAWNRQVDPGVSLVPGTRLEIPPVGRLEGAWPRLVPAPAAVGDQRGAD, from the coding sequence ATGCCGTTCAGTCCGTCGATTCCTCCACGATCAGCCCCGTCGGTGGCTCCCATGAACCGCGAGAAGCAGATCCTCCTCGGCTTCCTCGGGCTGCTGTGCGGCGGCTTCGTGGCGATCCTCGGCGCGAAGCTGTTCATCCCGCGCCCTCCGGCGGGCGCCGGTCCCGATATCGACGCGCCGTCGCGGGTCGCCGAGCCACAGCTCGTCGTCGAACCGCCGGCGCTCGACGCTCCCGACGACCGCCCCCTTCCGGCCGCCACTCCGGACGATCCGCCGCCCGCGTTCGACCGTTATGCCGGCCGCAGCGCCTTCGCCACACGCGACGACGAGGTCACCCGCGCGGCGTTTGTCGATGACCCGCCCGGCGGCGACCAGACGGAACCGCCTTCGGCGGACTCACCGGACGTGCCTCCGGCGGACGTAGCAGCGGTCACACGTGTATCAACAACGCCGACAAATCCGCTCGCCGATGTCGACATTGCAGTCGCTCCCGAGCCGCACGCCAAGCCCGATGCTGTTCGCGACTCCCACGTGACGGCGCCTGGCGACTCTTGGTGGGCGATCGCCGAGCGCGCCTATGGCGATGGCCGCTACTACAAGGCGCTCTACGCCTGGAATCGCCAGGTCGATCCGGGTGTGTCGCTCGTGCCGGGGACGCGTCTGGAGATCCCGCCGGTCGGCCGGCTCGAGGGAGCCTGGCCGCGGCTCGTGCCCGCGCCGGCCGCGGTCGGAGACCAGCGCGGCGCGGATTGA